Proteins encoded by one window of Ignavibacteriota bacterium:
- a CDS encoding flagellar protein, with product MLEIGGVSVPFLPVRGVGEGNFIENQGGRVNHGTPFSEVFAEELGKIKFSGHALTRMASRDIGLSDGEITRLESAIEKAEVKQSIDSLVMLDEKAFIVNIPNKTVITMFMRDNMDDGIVTKIDSAVFA from the coding sequence ATGTTGGAAATTGGCGGTGTATCCGTTCCTTTTCTGCCGGTAAGAGGAGTAGGTGAAGGCAACTTCATCGAAAATCAAGGAGGCAGAGTAAATCACGGGACGCCGTTTAGCGAAGTTTTTGCTGAAGAACTCGGCAAAATCAAATTCTCGGGGCATGCTTTGACCCGAATGGCAAGCAGAGATATTGGGCTTTCGGATGGAGAGATTACCAGACTTGAAAGTGCAATTGAAAAAGCAGAAGTGAAGCAATCAATAGATTCACTTGTAATGTTGGACGAGAAGGCATTCATTGTCAATATCCCAAACAAAACTGTTATTACAATGTTCATGAGGGATAATATGGATGACGGAATCGTTACGAAAATTGATTCGGCAGTTTTTGCCTGA
- a CDS encoding T9SS type A sorting domain-containing protein encodes MDCPNSEWALEVLVIEWNEFINFCPDIPFGCTITIIFWHRHAQCIHHYQLINAYDVQIKEIYYHENCQSPCLNMKGVEAFYTFALTKLNDWMVEEYDISYDSENPYIYRAVNIPCWFRGIENGVEIIKYCPDVNPQCCWKQYLVKDTYPKYELIDAYIPEGAPSQCYLAPWPCIYICDKDSIFDPPPPNCKQFMHNDLTSDNLDINTLINLEILKNDNYIIEIYDLLGRMILTNSREEKYFLIQLENLKTGVYLYLINDKLKNTKSKGRLLVN; translated from the coding sequence ATGGATTGCCCAAATTCTGAATGGGCTTTAGAAGTATTGGTTATCGAATGGAATGAATTCATCAATTTTTGTCCTGATATTCCTTTTGGATGTACCATTACAATTATTTTTTGGCATAGGCATGCTCAATGCATTCATCACTATCAGTTAATTAATGCTTATGATGTTCAAATAAAGGAGATTTACTATCATGAAAACTGTCAGTCTCCATGTCTTAATATGAAAGGTGTAGAAGCTTTTTATACTTTTGCATTAACAAAATTAAATGACTGGATGGTAGAAGAATATGATATTTCTTATGATTCAGAAAATCCATATATTTATAGAGCAGTAAATATTCCATGTTGGTTCAGAGGAATTGAAAATGGTGTAGAAATTATTAAGTATTGTCCTGATGTGAATCCGCAATGCTGTTGGAAGCAATATTTAGTAAAGGATACATATCCAAAGTATGAATTAATTGATGCATATATTCCGGAAGGTGCCCCATCTCAATGTTACTTAGCTCCTTGGCCTTGTATTTACATTTGTGATAAGGATTCAATTTTTGATCCCCCACCTCCAAATTGCAAGCAATTTATGCACAATGATTTGACAAGTGACAACCTGGATATTAATACGTTAATTAATTTGGAAATTCTAAAGAATGATAATTACATAATCGAAATATATGACTTATTAGGTCGTATGATTTTGACTAATTCTAGAGAAGAAAAATACTTTTTGATTCAATTAGAAAATTTAAAAACAGGTGTGTATCTTTATTTAATAAATGATAAATTAAAGAATACCAAGAGTAAAGGAAGACTTTTAGTTAATTAG
- a CDS encoding DUF3592 domain-containing protein, whose product MDNFIPVIGIILIAISIYLFKKKREFIANSVETEALVVELIEEYSMNSDSYNNYIYYPVFEFKDIYGNIIRKKHNRGSYPPAYQVNYRVKIQYQPNNSENFVIASESNMVALGVLLFGLLFVVGSVIGYLEENFGWDLF is encoded by the coding sequence ATGGATAACTTTATACCGGTTATAGGAATAATTCTTATAGCTATATCAATATACCTTTTCAAAAAGAAACGGGAATTCATTGCAAATTCAGTTGAAACAGAAGCCTTAGTAGTAGAATTGATAGAAGAATATAGTATGAATTCTGACTCCTATAATAATTACATATATTATCCAGTATTTGAGTTTAAGGATATTTATGGCAATATCATCAGGAAGAAACATAATCGCGGGAGTTATCCGCCGGCTTATCAGGTTAATTATCGGGTAAAAATACAATACCAGCCAAACAATTCCGAGAATTTTGTAATTGCAAGCGAGAGCAATATGGTAGCTTTAGGAGTACTTTTATTCGGATTATTATTTGTGGTAGGTTCTGTTATTGGTTATTTGGAAGAAAATTTCGGCTGGGATTTATTTTAG
- a CDS encoding flagellar hook protein FlgE, whose protein sequence is MAISRSLSIGASSLRAHQLKFDTISNNLANLNTIGYKGNRANFEEQFYQVVSQGRSPESVDGIGTGGTNPLQFGLGVKLGSISQDMAQGTIEATNRPLDLAIQGEGFFIYNLNGQNMYSRAGNVSRDKNGFLVDSSTGAILQGYSVKADASGIVSKTNGVNDLVGTVGNLNIPNNIISAPNQTQIVKMTGNLNANNPNGAEKVTTISVYDNVGGVHELKLTFTFDVGADPLDPTDDFYAIQAQIDGVDIDLNDTTPAVISQIAFNTDGTIQAPFSLSLLQADLDTLLPGRFDNDIVVQLADPNQITAGITNYAAPNSATFTEQDGYQAGGLIDLSVDSRGQVWGAFTNGKSERLGQVALAKFTNNEGLVRNGANFYRESPNSGIPNVGTAVDIFPSTAVAGGALEQSNVDMTVQFTDMISTQRAYEAAARTITLSDQILNETTNLKR, encoded by the coding sequence ATGGCTATTTCAAGGTCACTTTCTATCGGTGCAAGCTCTCTGAGAGCTCACCAGCTAAAATTCGATACAATTTCGAATAATTTGGCAAACTTAAATACTATTGGTTACAAAGGTAACCGCGCAAATTTTGAAGAGCAGTTCTATCAGGTTGTAAGCCAGGGTCGCTCTCCTGAAAGTGTTGACGGTATTGGTACAGGAGGAACTAACCCATTGCAGTTTGGACTTGGTGTCAAACTCGGTTCGATTTCTCAGGATATGGCTCAGGGTACAATCGAAGCTACAAATCGCCCGCTGGATCTTGCAATTCAAGGTGAAGGCTTTTTTATCTATAATCTAAACGGACAGAATATGTACAGCCGTGCAGGTAATGTAAGCCGTGATAAAAATGGATTCCTTGTTGACTCATCAACAGGTGCTATTCTGCAAGGCTATTCTGTTAAAGCTGATGCCTCGGGTATTGTTAGCAAAACTAACGGAGTCAATGACTTAGTCGGTACAGTAGGAAATTTGAATATTCCAAATAATATCATCTCTGCACCTAATCAGACCCAGATTGTTAAAATGACAGGCAATTTGAATGCAAATAACCCCAATGGTGCTGAAAAAGTAACTACTATAAGTGTTTATGATAACGTTGGTGGTGTGCACGAGCTCAAATTGACATTTACTTTTGATGTAGGTGCTGACCCATTAGACCCAACAGATGACTTTTATGCTATTCAGGCTCAGATTGATGGAGTTGATATTGATTTGAATGATACAACTCCTGCCGTTATAAGTCAAATTGCATTTAATACGGATGGTACAATTCAGGCTCCATTTTCACTCAGTTTGCTTCAGGCAGACCTCGATACATTGCTACCGGGCAGATTTGATAATGATATTGTTGTTCAGCTTGCAGATCCTAATCAAATTACAGCAGGTATAACAAATTATGCCGCTCCAAACTCAGCAACATTTACTGAGCAGGACGGTTATCAGGCTGGCGGTTTGATTGACCTTTCAGTTGATAGTCGCGGTCAGGTTTGGGGTGCGTTTACAAATGGCAAGTCTGAAAGATTGGGGCAGGTAGCGCTTGCAAAATTCACAAACAACGAAGGACTTGTTCGTAATGGTGCAAACTTCTACCGTGAATCACCAAACAGCGGTATTCCTAATGTCGGTACAGCAGTTGATATTTTTCCATCTACTGCAGTAGCAGGTGGGGCACTTGAGCAGTCAAATGTTGATATGACTGTACAGTTCACTGATATGATTTCTACTCAGCGTGCTTATGAAGCCGCTGCCCGTACAATCACACTCAGCGACCAGATTCTGAATGAAACCACTAATCTGAAGAGATAA
- a CDS encoding T9SS type A sorting domain-containing protein gives MKNIKRLIVVILLNTFFLPVILNSEYTYKQIFNFKDLLNTTQPIRMTSLTKYNNNFLVTFRFDNSNFIYLSEGENIFNFILKDTSKYIFIEKDGKLIKTHYLDSMTAQISASITTSDNVLLARAHGIISKIDFDNSILVNDTLTTKDQRFGRIDCVDNIVLATTNNVNIGGQTSLFLSSDNGNSWENLYIENLQSYGLDTNYQSIIYRVTKLRNNKIYALTNIRDTRNLYLNHYHFFSSEDFGSSWQKLFDIHTEKQYIKDFEVSPTGNIITVGSKERLDTEVGVKYYEWIAKSTDNGKTWFDILSDSTITSAQLENIQIRNNLIITHNSFHTYYSYNDFEDINIIRSALNHDLFIKDIYIEDEKTIYVSSINEGLIGKFNFLNTSIKDKINSDLMIFPNPASDFITIQLSNKGLQPFAAVDKVQIFDMLGLEVAQTPSSVNNMKNTQTGASELLRIDLSHLPAGVYFIRINCSNGACSIVEKFVKM, from the coding sequence ATGAAAAACATAAAAAGATTGATAGTTGTAATATTGTTGAATACATTTTTTTTACCAGTTATCTTAAATTCAGAATATACTTATAAACAAATATTCAATTTTAAAGATTTACTGAATACGACTCAACCAATAAGAATGACATCACTTACAAAATATAACAATAATTTTTTAGTAACTTTTAGATTCGACAATAGTAATTTCATTTATTTATCTGAAGGAGAAAATATTTTTAATTTCATATTGAAGGATACATCCAAATATATTTTTATAGAAAAGGATGGTAAACTAATTAAAACACATTATTTGGATAGCATGACTGCGCAGATTAGTGCTTCCATCACAACTTCAGACAATGTACTATTGGCAAGAGCTCATGGAATTATTAGTAAAATTGACTTTGACAACTCTATATTAGTAAATGACACTCTAACAACGAAAGATCAGCGTTTTGGAAGAATTGATTGTGTTGATAATATAGTATTAGCAACTACCAACAATGTTAATATTGGTGGACAAACAAGTCTTTTTTTATCAAGTGATAATGGAAATAGCTGGGAGAATTTATATATTGAAAATTTACAAAGTTATGGATTAGATACTAATTATCAATCAATTATTTATCGTGTAACAAAATTAAGGAATAACAAAATATATGCATTAACAAATATTAGAGATACAAGAAATCTTTACTTAAATCACTATCATTTTTTTAGTTCAGAAGATTTTGGAAGTTCATGGCAAAAATTATTTGATATACATACAGAAAAGCAATATATTAAGGATTTTGAAGTCAGCCCTACCGGTAATATTATTACAGTAGGTTCGAAGGAAAGACTTGATACAGAAGTTGGAGTTAAATATTACGAATGGATAGCAAAATCTACTGATAATGGAAAGACCTGGTTTGATATATTGTCTGATTCTACTATAACATCTGCGCAACTTGAAAATATACAAATTAGGAATAACCTGATAATTACACATAATTCATTCCATACTTACTACTCTTATAATGATTTTGAAGATATTAATATTATCAGAAGCGCACTTAATCATGACTTATTCATTAAAGATATTTATATTGAAGATGAAAAAACAATATACGTATCAAGTATTAATGAAGGATTAATAGGTAAGTTTAATTTTTTAAATACTTCAATAAAGGATAAGATTAATTCTGATTTAATGATTTTCCCTAACCCCGCAAGCGATTTTATTACAATCCAACTCAGCAACAAAGGGCTTCAGCCCTTTGCAGCAGTAGATAAAGTGCAAATATTTGATATGCTTGGATTGGAGGTAGCACAGACGCCCTCGTCTGTGAATAATATGAAAAATACTCAGACGGGGGCGTCTGAGCTACTAAGAATTGACCTATCTCATTTGCCGGCAGGAGTGTATTTCATCAGGATTAATTGCAGCAATGGAGCTTGCTCCATTGTCGAGAAATTTGTGAAGATGTAG
- the der gene encoding ribosome biogenesis GTPase Der — MNLVAIVGRPNVGKSTLFNRLLGHREAIVEDTPGVTRDRIYGVSEWNGIRFMVVDTGGFIPGSEDDMERAIREQAMIAIEEADSIIFLTDGRDGVTPFDTDISNILRAASKKVILIVNKCDNTIQDNFSHEFYKLGLGEPFPISALNGHNTGDFLDEVVKGLRDFDPDEQDGRLKIAIVGRPNAGKSSISNALTGKERSIVTNIPGTTRDSVDSVIKYYGEDIVLIDTAGLRKRSQVKENIEMYSMLRTSRAIERCDVAIVVVDAERGMEDQDKKIINQVNEARKGILIAVNKWDIIEKETKTSEEWITKIKEDMKTFDYVPIAFVSAVTKQRLLKLLDMCKDIRDRRLKRIKTSELNETMLKLLDATPPPSVRGYDLRINYITQVGVEPPVFAFFCNHPQLIPDSYKRFVERTMRRSFDFSGTPISFIFRRKNTPWDERD; from the coding sequence ATGAATTTAGTAGCTATTGTAGGAAGACCTAACGTAGGCAAATCAACACTTTTTAACCGACTTTTAGGACACCGTGAAGCAATTGTAGAGGACACTCCCGGTGTTACCCGTGACCGAATATATGGTGTTTCCGAATGGAATGGTATTCGCTTTATGGTAGTTGATACAGGGGGCTTCATACCCGGAAGCGAAGATGATATGGAAAGAGCAATCCGTGAGCAAGCGATGATAGCCATTGAGGAAGCCGATTCAATAATTTTTCTTACAGACGGTCGCGATGGCGTAACTCCATTTGATACAGATATTTCCAATATTTTACGAGCAGCAAGCAAGAAAGTTATTTTGATTGTAAATAAATGTGACAATACAATCCAGGATAATTTTTCTCATGAGTTTTATAAATTAGGTCTTGGAGAGCCATTTCCTATTTCCGCTCTCAATGGACATAATACAGGTGATTTTTTAGATGAAGTTGTAAAGGGGTTGCGTGATTTTGATCCCGATGAGCAGGATGGACGTCTCAAGATAGCAATAGTCGGAAGACCAAATGCCGGAAAATCAAGCATTAGCAATGCTCTTACCGGTAAAGAACGCTCAATAGTAACAAATATCCCCGGAACAACACGCGACTCTGTTGATTCTGTTATTAAATATTATGGCGAAGATATTGTTCTGATTGATACCGCAGGTTTGAGAAAGCGCTCTCAAGTAAAAGAAAATATTGAGATGTATTCAATGCTCAGAACTTCAAGAGCTATCGAAAGATGCGATGTTGCAATTGTTGTGGTTGATGCAGAGCGTGGCATGGAAGATCAGGATAAGAAAATCATCAATCAGGTAAATGAAGCCAGAAAAGGTATTTTGATTGCCGTAAATAAATGGGATATAATTGAAAAAGAAACCAAAACTTCTGAAGAATGGATCACCAAAATCAAAGAAGATATGAAAACTTTTGATTATGTTCCGATTGCATTTGTTTCAGCTGTTACCAAACAAAGACTTTTAAAGTTGCTTGATATGTGCAAAGATATTCGTGACAGAAGACTAAAGCGAATTAAAACATCCGAGCTGAATGAAACAATGCTGAAATTACTTGATGCAACACCACCACCTTCAGTCAGAGGTTATGATTTAAGGATTAATTATATTACTCAGGTTGGCGTAGAGCCTCCGGTTTTTGCATTTTTCTGTAATCATCCGCAGCTTATACCTGATTCATATAAGCGATTTGTTGAAAGAACAATGAGAAGAAGTTTTGATTTCTCCGGAACTCCAATTTCTTTTATTTTCAGACGAAAAAACACACCTTGGGACGAGAGAGATTAG
- a CDS encoding cytochrome b/b6 domain-containing protein has product MKKVLLYPLWLRIWHWFNALLFIILIVSGISMHYSDTNELFLPFSIAMYTHNIAGVIISVIFLFYTIFNIVSGNYKHYIPTMQNMFERMFNQGKYYVYGVFMGHDHPYHTSEKLKFNPLQQLTYFGIMFFLMPVVIISGWLLMFPELAPANVMGMGGVWPMAILHIVVGFFLSVFMFGHIYLATHGETISANFKSMIDGYHHLHEEEPEKLIIKHDDVTEYTDDTDIVEAHEDYEVRKEEDIDYNPETKEIKKK; this is encoded by the coding sequence ATGAAAAAAGTACTTTTATATCCACTTTGGTTAAGAATTTGGCATTGGTTTAATGCCCTACTATTTATAATTTTGATTGTTTCAGGAATTAGTATGCACTATTCCGATACAAATGAACTGTTCCTGCCATTTAGCATAGCGATGTACACTCACAATATCGCAGGTGTGATAATAAGTGTGATATTCCTTTTTTACACAATATTCAATATCGTCAGCGGGAATTACAAACATTACATACCAACTATGCAGAACATGTTTGAAAGAATGTTCAATCAGGGCAAATATTATGTTTATGGTGTATTTATGGGGCATGATCACCCATATCATACCAGCGAAAAACTGAAATTCAATCCTTTGCAACAACTGACATATTTTGGAATTATGTTTTTTCTTATGCCGGTGGTAATCATCTCGGGGTGGCTACTTATGTTTCCCGAGCTTGCTCCTGCAAATGTTATGGGCATGGGTGGAGTTTGGCCCATGGCGATTTTACACATTGTTGTCGGGTTTTTCCTTAGTGTATTTATGTTCGGGCACATTTATCTTGCCACTCATGGAGAAACTATTTCTGCTAACTTTAAATCTATGATTGACGGATACCATCATTTGCACGAAGAAGAACCTGAAAAACTGATTATCAAACATGATGATGTTACCGAATATACTGATGATACTGATATTGTTGAGGCACACGAAGATTATGAAGTCAGGAAAGAAGAAGACATAGATTACAATCCTGAAACTAAAGAGATAAAAAAGAAATAA
- a CDS encoding GWxTD domain-containing protein — translation MKKYILTTILLFLSTGLIFSQRIPKEVVENFYFDVVVFQGDTLNTGRVDVYVLVPYQTLNFVKSGGVFGASYDVDIRITDTLGNRIESSRYERTLREEDYFVTRGGTAGFDYTQSIFNLMPGKYRVNASITDKFSKQLHEKNRIITVLDFGEFDFSLSGILLLSSIEDIGGKFKITPHISDNIGNFSNGFFAFFESYKPRKDLDSVDYVWEFINSKNETIAFSDRIRKFAGNDKNQTFIHIPRVDEMTNGTYILRITAKEKDTTNDLKSGTTLAVTQRSVTYLRTIGGSVLADLDIAVRQLRYVAFGSDIDFINEATTTGEKQKRFEAFWKKLDPSPGTDRNEAFEDYYSRIDYANRAFKSFQDGWLTDKGMVYIIFGPPYSTDRQNNFNDGRIYERWSYMNNREFIFVDNSGFGDFRMIRPMSITEKYRYDR, via the coding sequence ATGAAGAAATACATACTTACAACTATATTATTATTCTTAAGCACAGGATTAATTTTCAGTCAAAGAATCCCTAAAGAAGTAGTAGAAAATTTCTACTTTGATGTGGTTGTATTTCAGGGTGACACTTTAAATACCGGAAGAGTGGATGTATATGTGTTGGTGCCATACCAAACACTTAATTTTGTAAAAAGCGGTGGTGTTTTTGGTGCTTCTTATGATGTTGATATTCGTATAACAGACACACTTGGTAACCGTATTGAATCAAGTCGCTATGAGCGAACTTTGCGGGAGGAAGATTATTTTGTAACACGAGGCGGTACTGCTGGATTTGATTATACTCAATCTATATTCAACTTAATGCCCGGGAAGTATCGTGTTAATGCAAGCATTACCGATAAATTCAGCAAACAGTTGCATGAGAAGAACAGAATCATCACAGTACTGGATTTTGGTGAATTTGATTTTTCCTTAAGTGGTATTTTGCTTCTAAGTTCGATTGAAGATATCGGTGGAAAATTTAAAATTACACCACATATATCTGACAATATCGGTAATTTCTCAAATGGTTTTTTTGCTTTTTTTGAATCCTACAAACCTCGCAAAGATTTGGATTCAGTTGATTATGTATGGGAATTTATTAACAGCAAAAACGAAACTATTGCCTTCAGCGACAGGATACGAAAATTTGCCGGAAATGATAAAAACCAGACTTTCATCCATATTCCAAGGGTTGATGAAATGACAAACGGAACTTATATTTTACGCATAACAGCAAAAGAAAAAGATACAACTAATGACCTGAAATCTGGCACTACGCTTGCTGTTACTCAGCGATCAGTTACATATTTAAGAACTATTGGCGGCAGTGTTCTGGCAGATTTAGATATAGCCGTACGTCAATTGAGATATGTTGCATTTGGATCTGATATAGATTTTATAAATGAGGCTACTACTACAGGTGAGAAGCAAAAGAGATTTGAAGCATTCTGGAAAAAGCTTGATCCCTCACCGGGAACGGATAGAAATGAGGCATTCGAAGATTACTATTCGAGAATTGATTACGCTAATCGTGCCTTTAAGTCCTTTCAGGATGGATGGCTTACTGACAAAGGTATGGTATATATAATTTTTGGACCACCTTATTCTACAGACCGACAGAATAATTTTAATGACGGCAGAATTTACGAAAGATGGTCTTATATGAATAATCGCGAATTTATCTTTGTAGATAATTCCGGCTTCGGTGATTTCAGAATGATACGTCCTATGAGCATCACCGAAAAATACAGATATGACAGATAA
- the xerD gene encoding site-specific tyrosine recombinase XerD: MSSPENFPKIPQTFLKDLKSYMNFISLEKGLAMNTYSSYLHDLKVYAEFLISQNVVSYRDSTTDFIQEFLKSLDDIGIGSSSRMRYLSTIRGFYNFLLSSAKISSNPAEIVDMPKKGRKLPETLSINQVELILNQPDTTTIPGIRDRAMLETMYASGLRVSELINLKQRDILAESEIIRVFGKGSKERIVPVGEEALFWISKYQSAVRPLFLKGYLTDDVIFLNQRGKPLSRMGFWKILDAYARTAGLEVHVHPHMLRHSFATHLLEGGADLRIVQEMLGHSDISTTQIYTHIDRDFIKEVHRTFHPRA; encoded by the coding sequence ATGAGTAGTCCGGAAAATTTCCCGAAAATTCCGCAGACTTTTTTAAAAGATTTGAAAAGCTATATGAATTTCATCTCATTAGAAAAAGGGCTTGCTATGAACACTTATAGCTCATATCTTCATGATTTGAAAGTATATGCAGAATTTTTAATTTCTCAAAATGTTGTTTCTTATCGCGACTCTACAACAGATTTTATTCAAGAATTCCTGAAAAGTCTTGATGATATTGGAATTGGCTCTTCAAGCAGAATGCGTTATTTGTCAACCATAAGAGGCTTTTATAATTTTTTGCTATCATCAGCAAAGATTAGCAGTAACCCGGCTGAAATTGTAGATATGCCCAAAAAAGGCAGAAAGCTACCCGAAACATTGAGCATAAATCAAGTAGAATTAATTCTAAATCAGCCAGATACAACCACCATTCCCGGAATTCGGGACAGAGCAATGCTTGAGACAATGTACGCCAGCGGTCTGAGAGTTTCAGAACTTATAAATCTAAAGCAAAGAGATATTCTTGCCGAAAGTGAAATTATCAGGGTTTTTGGAAAAGGAAGCAAGGAGAGAATTGTTCCTGTCGGAGAAGAGGCACTTTTTTGGATTAGTAAGTATCAAAGTGCAGTGAGACCTCTGTTTTTGAAGGGATATTTGACTGATGATGTGATTTTCCTGAATCAGAGAGGAAAACCACTATCAAGAATGGGATTTTGGAAAATATTAGACGCTTATGCAAGGACAGCCGGACTCGAAGTTCACGTTCATCCTCACATGCTCAGACATTCATTTGCAACGCATTTACTTGAAGGCGGTGCAGATCTTCGTATAGTTCAGGAAATGCTTGGTCACTCAGACATATCAACGACACAAATCTATACTCATATTGACAGAGACTTCATCAAAGAGGTGCACAGAACTTTCCATCCGAGAGCGTAA
- the recA gene encoding recombinase RecA, translating into MAKEQAKEITSSASKSVSEKLKAVQIAIDQIEKAHGKGSIMRLNDQQVVQVDAISTGCLSLDAAIGIGGVPRGRIIEIFGPESSGKTTVCLHVIAEAQKTGGLAAFVDTEHALDINYAQRLGLDLNNLLLSQPEFGEQALEIVETLVRSGALDVIVVDSVAALTPRVEIEGDMGDAQMGSQARLMSQAMRKLNAAIGKSKTTVIFTNQLRSKIGVIYGNPETTTGGNALKFYASVRIDIRRKEVIKDGQDITGNRVRCKIVKNKVAPPFKEVEFDIMYNEGISKMGDLIDVATEFGIVAKSGSWYSYKNERTQGRDGLRKLLIENPELYKDLESDVKEKLSPKAVAKTNNSVSAE; encoded by the coding sequence ATGGCAAAAGAACAAGCAAAAGAAATCACTTCGTCTGCAAGTAAATCAGTTAGCGAGAAGCTGAAAGCAGTTCAAATAGCGATAGACCAGATAGAAAAAGCGCATGGTAAAGGCTCAATTATGCGCCTCAATGACCAGCAGGTCGTTCAGGTTGACGCAATATCCACAGGTTGCCTTTCTCTGGATGCGGCAATAGGTATTGGTGGTGTGCCACGTGGCAGAATAATAGAAATTTTTGGTCCCGAGTCATCGGGTAAAACAACTGTGTGCCTCCATGTAATTGCTGAGGCTCAAAAAACCGGCGGTTTAGCAGCTTTTGTTGATACCGAGCACGCTCTTGACATTAATTACGCTCAGAGACTTGGACTCGACCTGAATAATTTGCTTCTCTCACAGCCTGAATTCGGAGAACAGGCGCTCGAAATCGTTGAAACGCTTGTACGAAGCGGGGCATTGGATGTTATCGTGGTTGACTCAGTAGCGGCACTTACTCCAAGAGTTGAAATCGAAGGCGATATGGGCGATGCACAAATGGGTTCGCAGGCAAGACTTATGTCTCAGGCTATGAGAAAGCTAAATGCTGCTATCGGCAAATCCAAAACTACAGTAATTTTTACAAATCAGCTCAGAAGTAAAATTGGTGTGATTTATGGCAATCCTGAAACAACTACCGGCGGTAATGCTCTGAAATTTTACGCTTCAGTGAGAATTGATATTCGCCGTAAGGAAGTTATTAAAGATGGGCAGGATATTACAGGTAACCGTGTTCGCTGCAAAATTGTCAAGAATAAAGTCGCTCCTCCGTTCAAAGAAGTAGAATTTGATATCATGTACAATGAAGGGATTTCAAAGATGGGCGATTTGATTGATGTTGCCACTGAATTCGGCATCGTAGCTAAGAGCGGATCATGGTATTCATATAAAAACGAAAGAACTCAGGGACGTGACGGATTGAGAAAACTATTAATCGAAAATCCTGAGCTTTACAAAGATTTAGAAAGTGATGTTAAAGAAAAACTAAGCCCAAAAGCTGTAGCTAAAACTAATAATAGCGTAAGTGCTGAGTAA